In Corvus moneduloides isolate bCorMon1 chromosome 3, bCorMon1.pri, whole genome shotgun sequence, one DNA window encodes the following:
- the FERMT1 gene encoding fermitin family homolog 1, with protein sequence MRCCLWAACGRVSLSSRRGGQRSSPPSPTVSGRREGEGRKGRLPRGCRSSPRRLSEARWRRRAREARGALLAGTAELTQTFPRMASSTEYGSHTWDLLLRVDHQYEDAEKEFPLQVTGDLHVGGLMLKLVEKIKIAQDWSDYAFWWEQKKCWLLKTHWTLDKYGVQADAKLVFTTQHKMLRLRLPNMKTVRLKVSFSSMVFRAVSDICKMLNIRRPEELSLLKQSEGTLKKKKKKDKNSKEPATEDILNLCNSPVSSGLPANPGLYSKTMTPIYDPVSGSPASSTITWFSDSSATEQNCSILALSHPTCSPETLAEMYQPRTLADKAKLNAGWLDSSRSLMEQGVLEEDQLLLRFKYYTFFDLNPKYDAVRINQIYEQARWAILLEEIDCTEEEMLIFAALQYHVSKLSLSSETHDSTCESEVDEVEAALSNLEVTLEGGNKSNILEDITDIPKLADNLKLVRPKKLALKAIKTYWFVFRDTSVSYFKNKESAQGEPIEKLNLKGCEVVPDVNVAAKKFGIKLLIPVADGMNEVYLRCDNEDQYARWMAACVLASKGRTMADSSYQPEVQKILSFLQMKNWTMCSQTASEPENVDMKPECFVSPRYTKKFKSKQLTARILEAHQNVSQMSLVEAKLRFIQAWQSLPEFGLSYYIVRFKGSKKDDVLGVSYNRLIRIDMATGDPITTWRFSNMKQWNVNWEIRQVAIEFDQNVSIAFTCLSADCKIIHEYIGGYIFLSTRSKDHNETLDEELFHKLTGGQE encoded by the exons ATGAGGTGTTGTCTCTGGGCGGCATGCGGGCGGGTGAGCCTGAGCAGCCGCCGGGGCGGACAGCGCTCCTCGCCGCCTTCTCCCACCGTGAGCGGgcggagggaaggggaagggaggaagggcCGCCTCCCCCGGGGGTGCCGCTCCTCCCCTCGCCGTCTCTCAGAGGCCAGGTGGCGGCGAAGGGCGCGGGAGGCGAGGGGAGCGCTGCTGGCGGGGACCGCAG AGCTTACACAGACCTTTCCCAGGATGGCTTCCTCAACTGAATATGGGTCTCACACCTGGGACCTCTTGCTGAGAGTTGATCATCAATATGAAGATGCAGAAAAGGAATTCCCACTACAGGTCACGGGGGACCTTCATGTTGGAGGACTGATGCTGAAATTAGTAGAAAAAATCA AAATAGCACAAGACTGGTCAGACTATGCTTTTTGGTGGGAGCAAAAAAAATGTTGGCTTCTGAAAACCCACTGGACGCTGGATAAATACGGGGTGCAGGCAGATGCTAAGCTGGTCTTTACTACTCAGCACAAAATGCTGAGGCTTCGCTTGCCAAACATGAAGACTGTGAGACTGAAAGTCAGCTTCTCTTCCATGGTGTTCAGAGCTGTCAGTGACATCTGCAAAATGCTCA ATATCAGACGGCCAGAAGAACTCTCTTTGTTGAAGCAATCAGAAGGCAcactcaaaaagaaaaagaaaaaagacaagaacAGCAAAGAACCAGCTACAGAAGATATCTTAAACCTGTGCAACTCTCCAGTGAGTTCTGGATTACCAG CCAATCCAGGTTTATACAGTAAAACCATGACACCCATTTATGATCCTGTCAGTGGCTCACCAGCTTCTTCAACAATTACTTGGTTCAGTGACAGTTCTGCGActgagcagaactgcagcatCCTGGCCCTCAGTCACCCCACCTGTTCTCCGGAGACACTGGCAGAGATGTACCAGCCACGGACTTTGGCTGACAAAGCCAAACTCAATGCAGG CTGGCTGGATTCATCTCGATCGCTTATGGAACAAGGTGTTCTGGAGGAAGATCAACTTCTTCTACGCTTCAAATATTACACTTTCTTTGATTTGAATCCAAAA TACGATGCAGTGCGAATCAACCAAATATACGAACAAGCCCGCTGGGCCATCCTGTTGGAGGAGATCGATTGCACGGAGGAGGAAATGCTCATCTTCGCTGCGCTACAG TATCATGTAAGCAAGTTATCATTATCATCAGAGACACATGATTCCACCTGTGAATCGGAAGTAGATGAAGTAGAAGCTGCCCTTTCCAATCTGGAAGTGACACTGGAAGGTGGAAACAAAAGTAACATTTTG GAGGACATCACAGACATCCCGAAACTTGCTGATAATCTCAAGCTAGTTAG gCCCAAGAAGCTGGCACTCAAAGCTATCAAGACATATTGGTTTGTCTTCAGAGACACTTCagtatcttattttaaaaacaaggaatCTGCACAGGGAGAACCTATTGAGAAACTAAACCTAAAAG GATGTGAAGTTGTACCAGATGTAAATGTTGCAGCAAAGAAGTTTGGAATCAAATTACTAATTCCTGTTGCTGACGGCATGAATGAAGTATATTTAAGATGTGATAAT GAGGATCAGTACGCTCGGTGGATGGCTGCCTGTGTATTAGCCTCCAAGGGCAGAACGATGGCCGACAGCTCCTACCAGCCTGAGGTCCAGAAGATCCTTTCGTTCCTACAGATGAAGAACTGGACCATGTGTTCCCAAACTGCCTCTGAGCCAGAGAATGTAGATATGAAACCCGAATGCTTCGTCTCACCACGCTATACCAAAAAATTCAAGTCCAAGCAG CTGACTGCTCGTATTCTGGAAGCCCACCAAAATGTATCCCAGATGTCCCTGGTGGAGGCCAAGCTGCGTTTTATCCAAGCCTGGCAGTCCCTGCCTGAGTTTGGCTTATCCTACTACATCGTAAG gtttaaGGGAAGCAAGAAGGATGATGTGCTTGGGGTGTCCTATAACAGGCTGATACGGATAGATATGGCCACAGGAGATCCTATCACAACATGGAGATTCTCCAACATGAAGCAGTGGAATGTGAACTGGGAAATCCGCCAG GTTGCCATCGAGTTTGACCAGAATGTGTCCATTGCTTTCACATGTCTGAGCGCAGACTGCAAAATCATCCATGAGTATATTGGGGGCTACATCTTCTTGTCAACGCGTTCCAAAGACCACAATGAAACACTGGATGAAGAACTCTTCCACAAATTAACTGGAGGTCAGGAATGA
- the LRRN4 gene encoding leucine-rich repeat neuronal protein 4, translating to MLSPLLILPLLVGTTAYGPVSRAASRDVTTFFQLAQEDPWENVNLTSMTCEHRKNRTWITLQLTNSSLTAFPICLPEALETLDLSNNLLEEVNGTEIANLPQLRVLSLRHNHLWSVRWGSEVLSSLLMLDLSFNKLSSVPPCHGSALPNLKWLSLAGNPLIEIQPLAFSCYPQLQVLNLSATLLGQDNSRGIKESAFAISTDPNEAMNRPGNSINVLDLSGTFLEKIQPEWARDLPNLRSLHLTKMPRLRSLNSNFFKSLPGLRELHCKDSHSLGFVQTEMFDSAPHLSHLSLENCNLSSFNPWNINSSDGITISLYGNPLLCNCQLSWLLSKPEKVVLQKAWETFCTSQEDSGRPSTSFSLLELYDRCQSESNVTLPDSNTASPDHDAFNFTGGDATAVVTTDSALLTKDLTHTSSVIQGDVWSTAASNPTLTKDTYTSSLTKRDVWSTAASNPMLTKDTYTSSLIHRNVMSTAASNPTEPMLTKANSSSHEEEAVSESTSNPPSLASVTSFPVFLKELFAQSSDHSSTSQTGTEQLQRGLRTTDATFPQEGPFNQTTSDYSTGATAVSRTTNHHIHSFATHAMEGAPRTSPPQLNSTRSSARSEPAPTTPSPHYVDDYDYEEQPKETPVQLAHIACDYNPCRHLQKPCSELQSVSQCSCPGTSSEDEVPDPPRLREVIEITDSSAQIRWCAPYSVVHTYELILHAQDNEDRQFVMDNIYPTARQYTLYNLLPFTTYHICVTASNKAGSSQTTGHEIPGNSCTRFKTKPSYKYVFAALSAASGLFLITTIILSVCLCKACKKPQSEQYGTHLVSYKNPAFDHPLKLQATN from the exons ATGTTGTCACCCTTGCTCATCCTCCCTCTGCTGGTGGGGACCACGGCATATGGCCCAGTGAGCAGAGCAGCATCCAGGGATGTCACCACCTTTTTCCAGCTGGCTCAGGAAGACCCTTGGGAGAATGTTAATCTCACCAGCATGACCTGTGAGCATCGGAAGAACAGGACCTGGATCACTCTGCAGCTGACCAACAGCAGCCTGACAGCTTTCCCCATCTGCCTTCCGGAGGCCCTGGAGACCTTGGATCTCAGCAACAACCTCTTGGAAGAGGTGAATGGCACAGAGATAGCAAACCTCCCACAGCTGCGTGTCCTCTCACTGAGGCACAACCACCTCTGGTCAGTGAGGTGGGGCTCTGAAGTCCTCAGCAGTCTCCTCATGCTGGACTTGAGCTTTAATAAACTGTCATCTGTGCCACCCTGCCACGGCTCTGCCCTGCCTAACCTGAAGTGGTTGTCCTTGGCTGGAAATCCACTGATTGAAATCCAGCCACTGGCTTTTTCCTGCTACCCTCAGCTGCAGGTCTTGAACCTCTCTGCAACGCTGCTCGGGCAGGATAACAGCAGAGGAATTAAAGAGTCTGCTTTTGCCATCAGCACAGATCCCAACGAGGCCATGAACAGGCCTGGAAACTCCATCAATGTGCTTGATCTGAGCGGGACCTTTCTTGAGAAAA ttcAACCAGAGTGGGCCAGAGACTTGCCCAACCTCAGATCACTTCACTTGACAAAGATGCCACGTTTAAGAAGCCTCAATAGCAACTTCTTCAAGTCTCTGCCTGGTCTCCGAGAGCTGCACTGTAAGGACTCCCATTCCCTGGGTTTCGTACAGACGGAGATGTTTGACAGTGCTCCTCATCTGAGCCATCTCTCACTTGAGAA CTGTAACCTGAGTTCCTTTAATCCTTGGAACATCAATTCATCGGATGGCATCACCATCAGCTTGTACGGGAATCCTCTGCTGTGCAActgccagctctcctggctgctgtccaAGCCCGAGAAAGTTGTTCTGCAAAA GGCTTGGGAGACTTTTTGCACATCCCAGGAAGATTCGGGCAGACCTTCAACATCTTTTTCACTGCTGGAGCTCTATGATAGATGCCAGTCTGAGAGCAATGTTACACTGCCTGATTCAAACACGGCCTCTCCTGATCACGATGCTTTCAACTTCACCGGTGGTGATGCCACTGCTGTAGTAACAACAGACTCAGCGCTGCTGACCAAAGATTTGACTCACACCAGCTCCGTAATCCAGGGGGATGTATGGAGCACGGCAGCATCCAACCCAACGCTAACCAAAGACACTTACACCAGCTCTCTAACTAAGAGGGATGTATGGAGCACGGCAGCATCCAACCCAATGCTAACCAAAGACACTTACACCAGCTCCCTAATCCACAGAAATGTAATGAGCACGGCAGCATCCAACCCAACGGAGCCAATGCTAACAAAGGCCAACAGTTCCTCCCATGAGGAGGAGGCAGTTTCTGAATCCACAAGCAATCCCCCCTCCTTGGCATCCGTAACCTCCTTCCCAGTTTTTCTCAAAGAGCTCTTTGCTCAGTCCTCAGATCACAGCTCCACAAGTCAAACTGGAACAGAACAGCTACAGAGAGGGCTCAGAACAACCGACGCCACCTTTCCCCAGGAAGGGCCATTCAACCAGACCACCAGTGATTATTCCACTGGAGCGACAGCAGTCTCCCGCACCACCAACCATCACATTCACTCCTTTGCCACCCATGCCATGGAAGGTGCCCCCCGAACGAGTCCCCCACAGCTGAACTCCACAAGGAGCAGCGCCCGGTCAGAGCCCGCACCCACCACACCATCACCACATTACGTTGATGACTACGATTACGAAGAACAACCAAAGGAAACCCCGGTGCAGCTAGCACACATTGCCTGTGACTACAATCCTTGCAGGCACCTGCAGAAGCCGTGCAGTGAACTCCAGAGCGTATCCCAGTGCTCATGTCCTGGCACATCGAGCGAAGATGAGGTTCCAGACCCACCCAGGCTCAGAGAGGTGATTGAAATCACAGACAGCTCTGCACAGATACGCTGGTGTGCCCCGTATTCAGTTGTGCACACCTATGAGCTGATACTTCATGCCCAAGACAACGAGGACAGGCAGTTTGTCATGGACAACATTTACCCCACGGCCAGGCAGTACACTCTGTATAACCTGCTGCCATTCACCACTTACCACATCTGCGTGACTGCTTCCAACAAAGCAGGGTCGAGCCAGACAACAGGCCACGAAATTCCAGGTAATTCGTGCACCcgatttaaaacaaaacccagctaCAAGTATGTTTTTgctgctctgtctgcagcaAGTGGAC